From [Clostridium] symbiosum, a single genomic window includes:
- a CDS encoding HAMP domain-containing sensor histidine kinase yields MWIKLILSVAFAAACAFFILVRIMDLGYYILDHNYMPAVIAGKENEYIRQFQAFITENKISMNDGDKIMGFTDQDRKMIMTLYHGDRAIFSSDGRIVATIPDSNYGMMTDYRMDTESFPGTDGEADANPGMEADREADNRPAGYTVTFSDGAASAVLFYIGSEEDEIVYALSTVLSGLCFVLILYLLIRKKVKYIELLGKEMEILKSGELNYQVTVKGNDELSSLARELDSMRRAILSRQEEEELLRIANRDMVTAMSHDLRTPLTSLMGYLDILAMEKDVEKQTKYLSVCRDKAARIKSLSDKLFEYFLVYSRAQDELHRDEVYGAEFVGQIVEESLFDLESEGLQVIRKTGEITCSLSVDVELMRRVFGNLFSNILKYADRGQPVEAEYRETEKELIICLKNSMAADESERESTNIGLKTCETILERHGGTFRCGKKGRLFKAEVRIPCLKIGEKDGNTGTETF; encoded by the coding sequence TTGTGGATAAAATTAATTCTGTCGGTTGCCTTTGCCGCCGCCTGCGCTTTTTTTATCTTAGTCCGGATCATGGATCTGGGCTATTATATCCTGGACCACAATTATATGCCGGCCGTCATTGCCGGGAAGGAAAATGAATACATCCGCCAATTCCAGGCATTTATCACGGAAAATAAGATTTCCATGAACGACGGGGATAAAATAATGGGATTTACGGATCAGGACAGGAAGATGATTATGACGCTGTATCACGGTGACAGAGCCATATTCAGCAGCGACGGCCGTATTGTGGCAACCATCCCGGACAGCAATTACGGCATGATGACGGATTATAGAATGGACACGGAGTCGTTCCCGGGAACAGACGGGGAGGCGGACGCAAATCCGGGCATGGAGGCCGATAGGGAGGCGGACAACCGGCCTGCCGGATATACCGTGACCTTTTCAGACGGCGCCGCGTCGGCGGTACTGTTTTATATAGGAAGTGAAGAGGATGAAATTGTATATGCGCTCTCCACTGTTTTAAGCGGTCTTTGTTTTGTCCTGATTCTATATCTGCTGATCCGGAAAAAAGTAAAATATATTGAACTTCTCGGGAAAGAAATGGAGATACTTAAAAGCGGGGAGCTGAATTATCAGGTTACGGTGAAGGGTAACGACGAGCTTTCTTCGCTGGCGCGGGAACTGGATTCTATGCGGAGGGCGATTCTTTCAAGACAGGAGGAGGAGGAACTTCTGCGGATTGCCAACCGCGACATGGTCACGGCCATGTCACACGATCTGAGGACGCCCCTGACGTCCCTGATGGGATATCTGGATATCCTCGCCATGGAGAAGGATGTGGAAAAACAGACGAAATATCTGTCCGTCTGCCGCGACAAGGCAGCCCGGATAAAGAGCCTGTCCGACAAACTGTTTGAGTATTTTCTCGTATACAGCAGGGCTCAGGACGAACTGCACCGCGACGAGGTATATGGGGCGGAATTCGTGGGGCAGATCGTGGAGGAGAGCCTGTTCGATCTGGAGAGCGAAGGCCTTCAGGTGATACGCAAAACGGGTGAAATCACCTGCAGCCTTTCCGTGGATGTGGAACTGATGCGCAGAGTATTTGGGAATCTGTTTTCAAATATTCTCAAATATGCGGATCGTGGGCAGCCGGTGGAAGCGGAATACCGAGAGACGGAAAAAGAACTGATTATCTGTCTTAAAAACAGTATGGCAGCCGATGAATCGGAGCGCGAGAGCACCAATATTGGACTTAAAACATGTGAGACGATACTGGAACGTCACGGAGGAACCTTCCGCTGCGGGAAGAAAGGGAGGCTTTTTAAGGCAGAAGTGCGGATCCCGTGTTTGAAGATAGGAGAGAAAGATGGAAATACAGGAACTGAAACTTTTTAA
- a CDS encoding LysR family transcriptional regulator, with protein MNQSEIDAFLAIIESGSLTKAAERLYLTQSTLSSRLDSLERELGAPLLIRKKGIRRVKLTEAGKRMVPVAEKWKRLWQETREAIWREERQTMFLSTIQSVQTYLMGPVYREFLNRADDCDMCILALESRDTYKLIESGELEAGLIANPGYSRTVASIPLFKEPMCFVCGKGSSYEGTVHPSALSVRNEIYLEWHPEFVMWHTYWFGDGRRSRVETDNMQLLEQLIEQDEYWTVLPKSAALSMEGRMAVKLLPMEDGPEDRVVYMLLKNKKECPEPVRILIQMLKEYLDQLGIQWIAAENINEVTDGDEYGQKEDIIC; from the coding sequence ATGAATCAGTCCGAAATTGATGCATTTCTGGCGATTATAGAGTCCGGCTCGCTGACCAAGGCGGCGGAACGGCTGTATCTGACCCAGTCGACGCTGAGCAGCCGTCTGGACAGCCTGGAGAGGGAGCTGGGGGCGCCGCTTCTGATAAGAAAGAAGGGGATCCGCAGGGTTAAACTGACCGAAGCGGGTAAACGCATGGTCCCGGTGGCGGAAAAATGGAAGAGGCTCTGGCAGGAGACCAGGGAAGCAATCTGGAGGGAGGAGCGGCAGACGATGTTCCTCTCAACGATCCAGAGTGTCCAGACGTACCTGATGGGGCCGGTGTACCGGGAGTTTTTAAACAGGGCGGACGACTGCGACATGTGTATTCTGGCTCTGGAGTCGAGGGATACTTATAAACTGATTGAATCGGGGGAACTGGAAGCCGGTCTGATTGCCAACCCCGGATATTCCAGGACGGTGGCGTCCATCCCCCTTTTTAAGGAACCGATGTGCTTTGTCTGCGGAAAAGGCAGTTCCTATGAGGGAACCGTCCATCCATCGGCGCTGTCCGTCAGAAATGAGATTTATCTGGAATGGCATCCGGAGTTTGTCATGTGGCACACCTACTGGTTCGGGGACGGAAGAAGAAGCCGGGTGGAGACCGATAATATGCAGCTTCTGGAGCAGCTCATCGAGCAGGATGAATACTGGACCGTCCTACCCAAATCGGCGGCTCTCAGCATGGAGGGCAGAATGGCGGTGAAACTGCTCCCGATGGAGGACGGCCCGGAGGACCGGGTGGTCTATATGCTGCTTAAAAATAAGAAAGAATGCCCGGAGCCGGTGAGAATCCTGATCCAGATGCTGAAGGAATATCTGGATCAGCTTGGTATACAGTGGATAGCGGCGGAAAATATAAATGAGGTGACGGATGGAGATGAATACGGACAGAAAGAGGATATTATTTGCTGA
- a CDS encoding DNA mismatch repair protein MutS codes for MNREFEILEFNHILEQLGELAYTEKSKEKIRELKPYLRETDVKVALRETTEARKMLDALGNPPLVSLDQVESLLSTAEKEGCLTAEQLEYIAITLTAVERLKDFLCRGKYLELGLAYYEADLDPMTDIKEELTAAVRNNQVLDYASKFLKDTRELIARTEEKMRTKAESVLKANKDAVSEQFITSRNGRICIPVKKDCKFRIPGIVIDKSSTGSTLFVEPVSVAKYGEELQLLKLDEENEVRRILYTLTAMVADQKELFYQNIRIIEKLDYIFAKGKLSALQDGSVPAINLERRIRIRKGRHPLLDREVCVPLDFEIGGKTRGVIITGPNTGGKTVAIKTVGLYCLMAQCGLHLPCEEADICMNSQVLCDIGDGQNMTENLSTFSAHITNALDILRKVNRDSLVVMDELGSGTDPAEGMGIAIAILEELRRSGCLYLVTTHYPEVKQYGETAEGVLNARMAFDRETLKPKYRLEIGRAGESCAFYIAKSLGMPDDMLQRASRAAYGKELQMENRDPGPEHLTRQSAPVLQKEKTIKKKQADADSFRLGDCVMVYPDKKTGIVCCTANEKGVLQVQMKDKKIWINHKRIKLHVAAAELYPPDYDFSIVFDSVEERKARHQMERKYCGDMTIEKED; via the coding sequence TTGAACAGAGAATTTGAAATATTAGAATTTAATCATATATTAGAGCAATTAGGAGAGCTTGCATACACGGAAAAAAGCAAGGAAAAGATCAGGGAATTGAAACCATACCTGCGGGAGACCGATGTGAAAGTGGCTCTGCGGGAGACGACGGAAGCCAGGAAGATGCTGGATGCCCTGGGGAATCCGCCTCTGGTGTCACTGGATCAGGTGGAATCGCTTTTAAGTACAGCGGAAAAGGAAGGATGCCTGACGGCGGAACAGCTTGAATATATTGCGATCACACTGACCGCGGTGGAGAGACTGAAAGATTTCCTGTGCCGGGGAAAATATCTGGAATTGGGTCTGGCTTATTACGAGGCGGATCTTGATCCGATGACCGATATCAAAGAAGAGCTGACAGCGGCCGTCCGGAATAACCAGGTTTTGGACTATGCGAGCAAATTCCTGAAGGACACGAGAGAACTGATTGCAAGAACGGAAGAAAAGATGCGCACAAAGGCCGAATCCGTTCTGAAAGCCAATAAAGACGCCGTGTCGGAGCAGTTTATAACATCGCGGAACGGACGCATCTGCATTCCGGTCAAGAAGGACTGTAAATTCCGAATTCCGGGAATTGTGATTGATAAATCATCCACAGGCTCCACATTGTTTGTCGAACCGGTTTCCGTGGCAAAGTACGGAGAGGAGCTGCAGCTTTTAAAACTGGATGAAGAGAACGAGGTCAGAAGGATTCTCTATACCCTGACCGCGATGGTGGCGGACCAGAAAGAATTGTTTTACCAGAATATCAGAATTATTGAAAAACTGGACTATATTTTTGCCAAGGGAAAACTGAGCGCCCTTCAGGACGGCAGTGTGCCTGCCATAAATCTGGAGCGAAGAATACGAATCAGAAAAGGGCGCCATCCGCTTCTCGACAGAGAGGTCTGTGTGCCGCTGGATTTTGAGATAGGGGGAAAGACAAGGGGCGTCATCATTACGGGACCGAACACCGGCGGAAAGACGGTTGCCATCAAGACGGTGGGGCTTTACTGCCTGATGGCCCAGTGCGGCCTGCACCTTCCATGTGAGGAGGCGGATATCTGCATGAACAGCCAGGTACTCTGTGATATCGGAGACGGACAGAACATGACGGAAAACCTGTCCACATTTTCGGCCCATATTACAAATGCACTCGATATTTTGAGGAAAGTAAACCGGGACAGCCTGGTGGTAATGGATGAGCTGGGATCGGGAACCGATCCGGCCGAGGGAATGGGAATTGCCATCGCCATTCTGGAAGAACTCAGGAGAAGCGGCTGTCTGTACCTTGTCACAACTCATTACCCGGAGGTAAAACAATACGGTGAGACTGCGGAGGGCGTCTTAAATGCAAGGATGGCCTTTGACAGGGAAACCCTGAAACCCAAATACCGTCTGGAGATAGGCCGGGCCGGGGAAAGCTGCGCTTTTTATATCGCAAAAAGCCTCGGCATGCCGGACGATATGCTGCAGAGGGCAAGCCGGGCGGCTTATGGAAAAGAGCTTCAGATGGAAAACCGGGATCCGGGCCCGGAACACCTGACGCGTCAGTCCGCCCCTGTGCTCCAGAAAGAGAAAACCATCAAGAAAAAACAGGCGGATGCGGATTCCTTCAGGCTGGGTGACTGTGTCATGGTGTATCCGGACAAAAAAACAGGCATTGTGTGCTGTACCGCCAATGAGAAAGGCGTGCTCCAGGTCCAGATGAAAGATAAAAAAATCTGGATCAACCATAAACGCATCAAGCTTCACGTGGCGGCCGCAGAGCTTTATCCGCCGGATTACGACTTTTCAATTGTTTTCGATTCCGTGGAGGAGCGCAAGGCCAGACATCAGATGGAGCGGAAATACTGTGGGGACATGACGATTGAAAAAGAGGATTGA
- a CDS encoding DUF2809 domain-containing protein: MNLKNTAIIRLHYLGAFLVLLCTELFIGIYVHDRFIRPYVGDMLVVILIYAFLRAVHPYGMKNMIWYVFLFAVAVEILQYFHLGRLLGLEHYRLAMIILGSTFDVGDILCYFTGCLLVWLLEKRKRP; encoded by the coding sequence ATGAATTTAAAAAACACGGCCATCATTCGCCTGCACTACCTGGGCGCCTTTCTCGTCCTTTTATGCACCGAACTGTTTATCGGCATCTACGTCCATGACCGCTTTATCCGTCCCTATGTCGGAGATATGCTGGTTGTAATTTTAATCTACGCCTTTTTAAGGGCAGTACACCCCTATGGAATGAAAAACATGATCTGGTATGTATTCCTCTTCGCGGTAGCCGTAGAAATTCTCCAGTATTTCCACCTGGGCAGACTGCTCGGGCTTGAGCATTACCGATTAGCCATGATTATCCTTGGCTCCACCTTCGATGTCGGAGATATTCTCTGCTATTTCACCGGCTGTCTCCTTGTCTGGCTGCTGGAAAAGAGAAAGAGGCCGTGA
- a CDS encoding MATE family efflux transporter yields the protein MKTQIDFISGSTRRCLLAMALPMLAAMFLNMAYNLVDSLWIGNLLGETAYAALTNSTPIILILNSFAMGITNGTAILLSHSIGAKEQEQTENMIATSLIISVFLSLFITAGLELSLKPLLLFLKTPAETFQMAYDYLAIYLLGYLAVYLYCYFTAVLRSFGNSVFQAAAMLLCTVLNAILDPIFIHFLGFSGAAIATILSQSVCLLAMLVYLFRKKLFAFRLSAFRKEYIAPYFSKGIPAAFQQSIPAFSTGFLTTLVSGYGITALAAYGITGKLETILFYPAMALNMVLTTIVGQCTGGRRTDRAIDYLKTALFFGGGLLVVLSMIIVCFSRSLSALFVNSPSVSEIVGGYFMIVGIGYVLNTVTNCFLGAVNGMGKPLKSMICMVLYYMIVRMPMSWFFSYAGFGLPGIWAAVLISHILAAVIAGLVFKSQLALGAAASGR from the coding sequence ATGAAGACACAAATCGATTTTATTAGCGGCAGCACACGGCGCTGCTTACTGGCAATGGCTCTTCCCATGCTGGCTGCAATGTTTCTGAACATGGCATACAATCTGGTCGACAGCCTGTGGATTGGAAACCTTCTCGGAGAAACGGCATATGCAGCGCTGACCAACTCAACTCCCATTATCCTGATTTTAAATTCATTTGCAATGGGCATTACAAACGGAACCGCGATTCTGCTCTCCCATTCAATCGGCGCCAAAGAACAGGAACAGACGGAAAATATGATTGCCACATCGCTCATTATCTCCGTGTTTCTTTCACTGTTTATCACAGCCGGACTCGAACTGTCCCTGAAACCGCTCTTACTCTTCTTAAAAACTCCGGCGGAAACGTTTCAGATGGCCTATGATTATCTGGCAATCTATCTCCTGGGCTATCTGGCGGTTTATCTGTACTGCTATTTCACCGCCGTACTCAGGAGCTTCGGCAATTCAGTTTTTCAGGCAGCGGCCATGCTGCTCTGCACCGTGCTGAATGCCATACTCGATCCGATCTTCATCCATTTTCTGGGATTCTCAGGCGCAGCTATTGCGACGATACTGTCGCAGAGCGTCTGCCTGCTGGCAATGCTCGTTTACCTGTTCCGCAAAAAGCTGTTTGCCTTCCGCCTGTCCGCGTTTCGGAAAGAGTATATTGCCCCCTACTTTTCAAAAGGGATTCCGGCTGCTTTTCAACAGAGCATCCCGGCCTTCAGCACCGGCTTTTTAACCACGCTTGTCAGCGGATACGGCATCACCGCGCTGGCAGCTTATGGCATTACCGGCAAACTGGAGACGATTCTCTTCTATCCCGCTATGGCGCTCAACATGGTTTTAACAACGATTGTCGGCCAATGTACCGGCGGCAGGCGCACTGACCGCGCAATAGATTATCTGAAAACCGCACTTTTCTTCGGCGGCGGGCTGTTGGTTGTCCTATCCATGATTATTGTCTGTTTCTCACGCAGTCTGTCGGCCCTGTTTGTCAACAGCCCCTCCGTTTCGGAGATCGTCGGAGGCTATTTTATGATTGTCGGGATTGGCTATGTTTTAAATACCGTTACAAACTGCTTTTTAGGCGCCGTCAACGGAATGGGAAAACCCTTAAAAAGCATGATATGCATGGTCTTATATTACATGATTGTCCGTATGCCGATGTCATGGTTTTTCTCCTATGCGGGGTTCGGGCTTCCCGGAATATGGGCCGCCGTTTTAATCAGCCATATCCTCGCCGCTGTCATCGCCGGACTCGTTTTTAAATCCCAGTTGGCTTTGGGTGCCGCAGCTTCAGGCCGTTAA
- a CDS encoding HTH domain-containing protein has protein sequence MIKNLFTAEQVLMLRENPYTYRVDQSRLAFTKEFKELFYSEYQAGAPPRQILAKYGYDPAILGQRRVWGISGHIREQYNKYGGFHEGSVPFSRAKPASSDSGMPVSEKEELKQLRHEVDYLKQEVAFLKKISSIRTTRK, from the coding sequence ATGATCAAAAATCTTTTTACCGCTGAACAGGTTCTGATGCTGCGTGAAAACCCTTACACCTACCGGGTGGACCAGTCCCGCTTAGCTTTTACCAAAGAATTCAAGGAGCTCTTTTATTCGGAGTATCAGGCAGGGGCGCCTCCCCGGCAGATCCTGGCAAAATACGGCTATGATCCCGCCATTCTCGGTCAGCGGAGGGTATGGGGCATTTCCGGCCATATCCGGGAGCAGTACAACAAATATGGCGGTTTCCACGAAGGGAGTGTCCCTTTCAGCAGGGCCAAACCCGCCTCTTCGGACTCTGGTATGCCGGTATCGGAGAAAGAAGAACTCAAACAGCTCCGGCACGAAGTGGATTACCTAAAACAGGAAGTTGCCTTTCTAAAAAAAATTTCCTCCATCCGGACCACAAGGAAGTAG
- a CDS encoding TetR/AcrR family transcriptional regulator → MPRITKEPEERRQEILETATRLFYEKGYEKTSISDIAKEMNVAQGLCYRYFPSKEALFDTAIDQYAQTLADRMASILNQGEITLKELITRMPTFLDAEKNDNYTYKLCHGPEGKKIHNQLSMAVCAKLLPIVQAQFDLANECGEVHLEDTLTAASFFVYGQLGMLMQTEIPGEERVKRIKKFFNDILFTSND, encoded by the coding sequence ATGCCTCGTATCACAAAGGAACCAGAGGAACGAAGGCAGGAGATATTAGAAACTGCAACCCGGTTATTCTATGAAAAAGGATATGAAAAAACTTCAATATCCGATATTGCAAAAGAGATGAATGTGGCGCAGGGACTCTGCTACCGCTACTTTCCCTCTAAGGAAGCACTGTTTGACACGGCTATCGACCAGTATGCACAGACTCTGGCAGACCGGATGGCCTCCATTTTAAACCAGGGTGAAATAACACTTAAGGAATTGATTACCAGGATGCCAACCTTCCTGGATGCGGAGAAAAATGACAATTATACTTATAAACTCTGTCACGGACCGGAGGGAAAAAAGATACACAACCAGCTTTCCATGGCCGTCTGTGCCAAACTGCTTCCCATTGTCCAGGCTCAGTTCGACCTGGCGAATGAGTGCGGTGAGGTGCATCTTGAAGACACCCTGACTGCCGCTTCTTTTTTCGTATATGGCCAACTCGGCATGCTGATGCAGACGGAGATTCCGGGGGAAGAACGCGTCAAACGTATCAAAAAATTTTTTAATGACATTTTATTTACATCCAATGACTAA
- a CDS encoding GNAT family protein, whose amino-acid sequence MDIQLRKWRQDDKERLMEICNGTDRSYLADRLPCPYTEKDADWWIGMVGEQDGRTGIFRAIVADGEYVGNISIEQKSDVYRRDGEIGYLLLTDCWSRGIATEAVRQICPIAFKELDIIRITGKIYEPNEASKRVLKKNGFIHEGTLKNAVTKDGRTYNLCIFGKCVQEQEKNEVKR is encoded by the coding sequence ATGGATATTCAGTTAAGAAAATGGCGTCAGGATGATAAAGAAAGACTGATGGAAATATGCAATGGGACAGACAGGAGCTATCTGGCGGACCGGCTGCCCTGCCCATACACAGAGAAAGACGCCGACTGGTGGATTGGGATGGTCGGGGAGCAGGACGGCAGGACCGGAATATTCCGTGCCATTGTTGCAGACGGCGAGTACGTTGGAAATATAAGTATAGAGCAGAAGAGCGATGTCTACCGCCGTGATGGAGAGATAGGATACTTGCTTTTAACTGACTGCTGGTCCAGGGGAATTGCTACGGAGGCGGTCCGGCAGATTTGCCCGATTGCCTTTAAAGAACTGGATATCATCAGAATAACGGGAAAGATATACGAACCGAATGAGGCGTCCAAAAGGGTTCTTAAAAAGAATGGGTTTATTCATGAGGGTACGCTCAAAAATGCGGTGACGAAAGATGGACGGACTTATAACCTGTGTATATTTGGAAAATGCGTTCAGGAGCAGGAAAAAAATGAGGTAAAACGTTAA
- a CDS encoding response regulator transcription factor encodes MEMNTDRKRILFADDDPEIREVVRILLEHEGFEVIEAGNGKEAVEKADRTVDLIILDVMMPGKSGILACLDIRKKLTVPILFLTARTQDSDKALGFSAGGDDYLAKPFSYTELVARVKAMLRRCYVYQGGSGSGEKTAVIRIKDLSVDKDSRAVRLEEEEILLTDLEYRILLLMAENRGKIFTIQNIYESVWEEPYYYTSNNTVMVHIRNLRKKLEKDPKNPKYLVNVWGKGYRIE; translated from the coding sequence ATGGAGATGAATACGGACAGAAAGAGGATATTATTTGCTGACGATGATCCCGAGATCAGGGAGGTGGTACGCATTCTTTTAGAGCACGAAGGCTTTGAAGTGATCGAGGCCGGCAACGGAAAAGAGGCGGTGGAAAAAGCGGACCGGACCGTGGATTTGATTATCCTGGACGTGATGATGCCTGGAAAATCGGGGATTCTGGCGTGCCTGGATATACGGAAGAAACTGACGGTTCCCATCCTGTTCCTCACGGCCAGGACACAGGACTCGGACAAGGCGCTGGGGTTCAGCGCGGGCGGTGACGACTACCTGGCAAAACCCTTTTCCTACACGGAGCTGGTGGCCAGGGTCAAGGCAATGCTCAGAAGATGCTATGTATACCAGGGCGGTTCCGGAAGCGGCGAGAAAACGGCCGTAATCCGGATTAAAGATCTGTCTGTCGACAAGGACAGCCGGGCAGTCCGTCTGGAGGAGGAAGAGATCCTTTTAACCGATTTGGAATACAGGATTTTACTGCTCATGGCGGAAAACAGGGGCAAAATCTTTACAATACAGAATATTTATGAGAGCGTATGGGAGGAGCCTTACTACTACACCTCCAATAACACGGTCATGGTACATATCCGGAACCTGAGGAAAAAACTGGAGAAGGATCCGAAGAATCCCAAATATCTGGTAAATGTATGGGGAAAGGGGTATCGGATCGAATGA
- a CDS encoding GNAT family N-acetyltransferase, with amino-acid sequence MLIRTAKKEELEKVVLLYNSIIDGMQNEKYKPGWKKGIYPDEKFVKEAIEKNELYVSILDGEFVGAMVVNHEVAGAYETVEWKAAAKPGEVTVIHALGISHRHQRQGLAGEMIRDAIARAAESGQKAVRLDVLSGNVSAQKFYLSLGFEYRGTVQLFYEDTGLTEFLLYEYVV; translated from the coding sequence ATGCTGATACGGACTGCGAAAAAGGAAGAATTGGAAAAGGTGGTTTTGCTTTATAATTCCATAATTGACGGAATGCAGAACGAAAAATATAAACCCGGATGGAAGAAAGGCATCTATCCGGATGAAAAATTTGTGAAAGAAGCGATTGAAAAGAATGAATTGTATGTCAGTATTTTAGACGGTGAGTTTGTCGGAGCTATGGTAGTGAACCATGAGGTTGCCGGAGCCTATGAAACTGTAGAATGGAAAGCTGCTGCAAAGCCCGGGGAAGTGACGGTCATACATGCCCTGGGAATATCACACCGGCATCAGAGACAGGGACTGGCAGGGGAGATGATAAGGGATGCCATTGCCCGCGCTGCGGAAAGTGGACAGAAAGCAGTCCGCCTCGATGTACTGTCAGGCAATGTTTCGGCACAGAAATTTTATCTGTCATTGGGATTTGAATACCGCGGTACGGTGCAACTGTTTTATGAGGATACGGGACTGACGGAGTTCCTGCTGTACGAATATGTAGTTTAG
- a CDS encoding IS3 family transposase: MNDSSCVFEIICNTLQQSSNALSVKELCSTAGVSRSGYYAWLKAAPARELQEQKDRADFERILAAYRLHGYTKGAKGIYMALLHMTPPAVMNLKKIRRLMDKFQLSCPHRGPNPYKRMARALKTSHVADNLLKREFDCYGPRMVLLTDITYLPYNGTSAYLSTVLDAFTRQILSYVLSESLEVDFVLETVKRLVKNHGISLKAETILHSDQGCHYTSYRFIRILSDKKLRQSMSRRGNCWDNAPQESFFGHMKDHIRAKLAQCGTFREVQSLIDDYMEYYNNRRYQWQLAKLAPNEFYDFITTGEYPLDISNVPALPAIARKPEELGASAGPSRTENHPNQ; encoded by the coding sequence ATGAACGATTCTTCCTGTGTATTCGAAATCATCTGTAACACCCTGCAGCAAAGCTCAAATGCCCTTTCGGTGAAAGAACTTTGTTCCACCGCCGGTGTTTCCAGGAGCGGTTACTATGCCTGGCTAAAGGCGGCCCCGGCCAGGGAGCTTCAGGAACAGAAGGACCGTGCGGATTTTGAACGGATCCTGGCGGCTTACCGGCTCCATGGTTATACAAAAGGGGCCAAAGGCATCTATATGGCCCTGCTTCATATGACCCCTCCGGCCGTCATGAACCTGAAAAAAATACGGAGGCTGATGGATAAGTTCCAGCTTTCCTGCCCACACCGTGGCCCCAACCCTTATAAAAGGATGGCAAGAGCCCTGAAAACCAGCCATGTCGCCGATAACCTGCTAAAGCGGGAGTTCGACTGCTATGGTCCCAGGATGGTCCTGTTAACCGATATCACTTACCTGCCTTATAACGGGACCTCTGCTTATTTATCAACGGTCCTGGATGCCTTCACCCGGCAGATCCTTTCGTATGTGCTGAGCGAATCCCTGGAAGTGGATTTTGTCCTTGAAACGGTGAAGCGGCTGGTTAAAAACCATGGGATTTCCCTTAAGGCGGAAACCATTCTCCACAGTGACCAGGGCTGCCATTATACCAGCTACCGATTCATCCGCATCCTTTCCGACAAGAAGCTGCGCCAATCCATGTCACGCCGGGGAAACTGCTGGGACAATGCCCCACAGGAAAGTTTCTTTGGCCATATGAAAGATCACATCCGGGCGAAACTGGCCCAATGCGGGACCTTTCGCGAAGTACAGTCCCTCATTGATGACTATATGGAGTATTACAATAACCGGCGTTATCAATGGCAACTTGCAAAGCTTGCCCCAAATGAGTTTTACGATTTTATCACCACCGGTGAATATCCACTGGATATTTCAAACGTACCGGCACTTCCGGCGATTGCCCGGAAACCGGAGGAACTTGGTGCCAGTGCGGGCCCCTCCCGCACAGAGAATCACCCAAACCAATAG